From Camelina sativa cultivar DH55 chromosome 7, Cs, whole genome shotgun sequence, one genomic window encodes:
- the LOC104703452 gene encoding uncharacterized protein LOC104703452, with product MFDGLFKPKFYTKCKSLVKITKTRVDTVKRKKNSVCKYLKNDIVDLLKNSLDYNAYGRAEGLIEEKRRLACYELLEQFCNCVASNVSLLQKSNGCPGECRVAISSLVYAAARVSEVPELRDLRSLFAERYGNTLEQFVNPEFVERFKAEPPPKEMKVELLREIAREHSIKWDAKSLEQRLYTAATPPHTETEEAKTKSNDTRTSTENRISFSSLDDTNKSMSTSEEDSMSTSGSCVTGPEEDQETKPFYYRFIMPPAPYKIEKQESLPEKMTKSDLMAEDNDSPRGEKPKPRSVRRRFANPPPEEEALKQSKNMRSESMEKARGDGIRRMSLRTASWQLKHSSSVPDFDEVAARVDALSRN from the exons ATGTTTGATGGGCTGTTTAAACCCAAATTCTATACGAAATG CAAGTCGTTGGTCAAGATAACCAAGACAAGAGTAGACAccgtgaagaggaagaaaaactCGGTTTGCAAATATCTCAAGAACGACATTGTCGATCTTCTCAAGAACAGCCTCGATTACAATGCTTATGGCAGG GCAGAAGGGCTTATTGAGGAGAAAAGGAGGCTGGCTTGTTATGAATTGTTGGAGCAGTTCTGCAACTGTGTTGCATCCAATGTCTCTCTCTTACAGAAATccaa TGGGTGCCCTGGCGAGTGTCGCGTGGCCATCTCCTCCCTTGTATATGCGGCCGCTAGAGTCTCTGAAGTGCCTGAGCTACGCGACCTCAGGTCTTTATTTGCTGAGAGATACGGGAATACTCTTGAACAGTTTGTGAATCCTGAG TTTGTAGAGAGATTCAAAGCAGAGCCACCGCCAAAGGAAATGAAAGTGGAGCTGCTGAGGGAAATAGCCAGAGAGCACTCCATAAAATGGGATGCCAAGTCTTTAGAGCAGAGGTTGTACACTGCAGCAACACCTCCTCAt ACGGAAACTGAAGAAGCAAAGACAAAGAGCAACGACACAAGAACAAGCACGGAAAACAGAATCAGCTTTTCCTCTTTGGATGACACCAACAAGTCCATGAGTACAAGCGAAGAAGACTCAATGAGTACAAGCGGGAGTTGTGTAACTGGCCCTGAGGAGGATCAAGAAACGAAACCATTCTACTACAGATTCATCATGCCGCCTGCCCCttacaaaatagaaaaacagGAAAGCCTTCCAGAGAAGATGACCAAATCTGACCTCATGGCCGAGGACAATG ATTCACCGAGAGGCGAAAAACCGAAGCCGAGATCAGTGAGACGAAGATTCGCAAACCCGCCCCCAGAAGAGGAAGCATTGAAGCAGAGCAAGAACATGAGATCAGAGTCGATGGAGAAAGCAAGGGGAGATGGGATAAGAAGGATGAGTCTTCGAACAGCCTCGTGGCAGCTTAAGCATTCCTCCAGTGTCCCAGATTTTGATGAGGTCGCCGCCCGCGTCGATGCTCTCTCAcgaaattga
- the LOC104703456 gene encoding mitochondrial arginine transporter BAC2, with protein sequence MDFWPEFLASSWGREFVAGGFGGVAGIVSGYPLDTLRIRQQHSSKSGSAFTILRRMLAVEGPTSLYRGMGAPLASVTFQNAMVFQIYAILSRSFDSSLPLDEPPSYTGVALGGVGTGAVQSLLLTPVELLKIRLQLQQTNSGPVSLAKTILRTQGLRGIYKGLTITVLRDAPAHGLYFWTYEYVRERLHPGCRKTGEENLTTMLLAGGLAGVASWVACYPLDVVKTRLQQGHGAYHGISDCFRKSVQQEGYSVLWRGLGTAVARAFVVNGAIFAAYEVALRCFPSAHVAPGKRV encoded by the exons ATGGATTTCTGGCCGGAGTTTTTGGCGAGCAGCTGGGGGAGAGAGTTCGTCGCCGGTGGCTTTGGGGGCGTGGCCGGGATCGTCTCCGGATACCCCTTGGACACCCTGAGGATTCGGCAACAACATAGCTCCAAATCGGGATCTGCCTTCACCATTCTCCGCCGTATGCTCGCCGTCGAGGGTCCCACCTCCCTCTACAGAGGCATGGGTGCCCCCTTGGCCTCCGTCACTTTTCAg AATGCTATGGTATTCCAGATATACGCCATACTCTCTCGCTCCTTTGattcctctcttcctcttgaCGAACCTCCTTCCTACACTGGCGTTGCTCTTGGTGGTGTCGGCACCGGTGCTGTCCAGAGCCTCTTGCTCACCCCTGTCGAGCTCCTCAAGATTCGTCTCCAGCTACAGCAGACCAACTCTGGTCCCGTCAGCTTAGCCAAGACCATTCTTCGGACCCAAGGTCTTAGGGGTATTTACAAAGGCCTCACCATTACCGTCCTCAGAGATGCTCCCGCTCATGGCCTCTACTTCTGGACCTATGAGTACGTCAGGGAAAGGCTTCATCCCGGCTGCAGAAAGACTGGAGAAGAAAACCTCACCACCATGTTGCTCGCTGGTGGTCTTGCTGGTGTTGCCAGCTGGGTTGCTTGTTATCCTCTTGATGTCGTCAAGACCAGACTCCAACAAGGCCACGGTGCTTACCACGGCATTTCTGATTGTTTTCGCAAGAGCGTCCAACAGGAAGGCTATAGCGTTCTCTGGCGTGGCCTCGGCACTGCTGTTGCCAGGGCCTTTGTTGTCAACGGTGCTATTTTTGCTGCTTATGAGGTTGCCTTGAGGTGTTTCCCATCCGCCCATGTTGCCCCAGGAAAGCGAGTCTAA